AATATAAGGAATGTACAGAAGAGGGAGACAACTTTCTTCCTGTATCATTTAATGAATTAGCAACTGGTATGAAGGCCGTTTTAGCTATGGTGGGTGATATTCTTTGTAGATTTATGATTAATAAACCTATTGATGATACTCGAGATATAAAGGGTATTGTAATTATTGACGAAATTGACATTCATCTCCATCCGAAATGGCAAAAAGCATTGCCTACATTGCTTTCAGATGTATTTCCAGATGTTCAATTTATCGCTTCAACTCATAGCGCAATTCCTTTACTTGGTGCACCAAAAGATAGTGTATTTTTAAAAGTAAATAGGAGTTTAGCTTTTGGAGTCCAATTAGAACGCCTTAGTTGGTTCGAAGAGAATTTACCTAATATGCTTCCTAATGTAAATTTATACATCTGAATTATTTGGCATGGAGAGTATTAGCTCGGTTGCTAATGTTAATGATGTGGATATTATGACACAGGATGATATTAACGATGCAAACGAATTTAAAAAAAATAAAGAGAAATTTAAAGTATCTGATATCGATGACGAAATTTTTCTCAATGAATTAAAATCTCCGCTTCGGAAATGAGAAAAGTGAATAAGAATTTTTTGATTCGACCAAAGAGTTTGGGTGCATTCGGGGCTCCTTATCGAAAAGCATTAGGAATACTCAATCGTAATCGTAGTTGGTCTAATCAATCAACAGCATTGTATTCGTCGCCTTCTATACTTGAAAGTCTTAATAAAATCTATGATGGAAAATGTGCATACTGTGAGTTGATTCCTCAGGGAAGCCCTCTGCAGGTTGAACATTTCCGTCCAAAGGATAAGTTAGCGGAAGATACTAGTCATACGGGTTATTATTGGTTAGCATATGAATGGTCGAATTTATTGTTAGCTTGTTCGAATTGTAATAGTCGCAAAGGAAATCATTTTCCGATTAGATTTGTACCCAATCGAGTTATTACTCCAACATTCAAAAATGGAGAAATTTGCGAAAGGCATAACTATATCTTGAATGAGCCTCTTAAGGTTGAAAGTGGGATGTTATTAAATCCTGAGATTGATGACCCGCAACAACATTTGGTGTATTCACCTGTTGGTAAAATTTTGGATCTTACCGATCGGGGAGGTATAAGTATTGAAATATATGACCTTAACAGAGATGAGCTTTATTTGAACGGAAGAAAAAAGATCATTGATGAAATTTATTCAAAATTATTTAGAGTTCTTAACCGATATTTGAAGAATAATCGACACCCAGAGATTGTGATAGAAGATATTGAAGATATAATAAATGATATGATTGTACAACCAATTGTTGAAAAAAGCTCTTTTACAGCTTTTTTCAAATCATTGTTATTGCGATTTGATTTATATATAATAGATAGGTTTCCTCAACATAATATAAAATTTCTTTTAAGGAGGGCATATCGGAACGTTATAAGTGAATAGCATCGATATATTCTGATCATTAACAATCTATTTCATATCTTTTCTGCTTAACGGCCAGTTCCTTTTCCTTAGAATTTTCGATGTAAATGATAACAGTGAAACATCTTTTGATTTGAACGTTGATCTTATATCTTAGAAAAATACTAGAGAGAATTCGCTTCATGGTGGTAAATTTGAAGTCAGTAATAATGTCTGGGATGTATTTGGTAGTACCGATAAAAAAACTACGCACACATCTATCTCTGATAAAGAGGCGGGGTATCCCGAACCAGTGAAAATGGAGGTAATCTATATACTTGAGGATAATTATGGATTATCTTTTGTTTGTAAGGTAACAACGGATAAACAAAGAGTAATTAATCTGTTCAATCATGCGTATTTTAACCTTAACGGTGCAGAGGATCTTCAATTTAGGATCGTGAACGCAAATTAATGTAAATTTCATAACTGAAGCCGATAATACTTTGATTCCAAGAGTAAAGAAGTTTTCCGTTTGAGGAACAGTATTTGATTTTGGACACCCAAAACTAGTGGGTGCTTGTATTGGAAAAGACAACCCACCGTCAAAGATGGGAGAGGATACGACCGGAATTTTGTCCTCAACAAAAAAGATGGCCTTTAACAAGTTGCTTTGTTGTAGCGGTGAGAAACCTTAGTCGGATTTTTTCAATTTGAACAATAGTGATAAAATAAAGGAATTTGAGGACAATGAATTGAATATCGATAACGTTATGGTAAATATAATATTAATACATAATAATAAGTTGGTGCATAGAATAATAAGTTGGTGCATAGAAATTGAAAGCTAAATTTTTCCATTTTAAAGAACGTTTGAGGTATTCTTTGTAAATTTGAGTGCCTTAAAATTTCTATATCGAATTGTTATTATCTATCTAATAGAATGTTCCATTTCTTTTTCATAAATGAAGAAATGATCGTCGATGTTAAAGTTGATATGCTCATTCAAGAAATGAATTTTTCTTAATTTATCATCTTCCTTTCTTTTTAAATTGTCGATAGTCTTGAGAATAGTCGCTGGGGCATTAGGAAAATATTTAGGAAATTTGAAAAGAAATTCTTTGGTATTAACTAAAAGCTTATAGCGATCTTTAATAAGAAGCCCAATTTGATTCATTTTTGCTTCAATTAATTTTGTTTGCGGTTTTATATCTTTAATTGGTCTGCTAAAGAAATCTAATGGGGGATCATGTAGCAGCATATTTAAGCTTATATTAAACTCTTGTGCGAAGTTAACAAAATCTTTCTCAAGTTTTTTTAGCATGCTAATTAGATCAATGTTAGTAAGAACTTCCTTGTACATGAAATCTTCGTACATCACTTTAACAGAAGCTAGTTTTTTGTTATTTTCAATTTCTTCAAGAAGATTTAGAATGGCCGCAAAATTGCCGATATTTTTTATTTGATGATAACCTTGTCTGATTAATTTGGAGAGTTTACTTATTGGTGTATCCATATCAATACAGATATTCAGTAAATATTCGATGTCTATCAATAGATGGTAGCATTTCTCCTTCGGATTTTCTATTTTACCTGTGTGGGAGAAACTATTTCTAAGATTTGCTAAATTAAACTCATAATAATCCATGGTATAATCGCTATTCTCGTAATAAGTTCTTATTATTTTGGCTTTGTCAGTTAATGAATTTTTCGATTTTTTATTGTCAGTTATTAGGAGCATTTCTGTGAAAATCCCTTCAACCTGTGGTAATGCTAGTGCATAAAGAGAATACCATTTTTTCTGCTTGAGGAGATATTGCATTTCTTTAAAAATTTCTTTACGTTCTTCAATAAGAGGTAGTCCTTTCAAACATTGCAACAACCGCTCAAAGAAATGCCCCGGCTTAATTTTTTTTTCAAAGCCAATATTTATAGTTTGTGTATAATTATGAGAATTAAAGTGCTTTGGATCGATATAGGCTACTTTGTTTCTAAGTGGATTAATTAGTCTATAATCAATCCTTTCAAGATTTAAATCGTAAACTACCTTGTTTGTATGACTAAGTAATTCTGTATAGGGGAAATCTTCATGAAAATCTACTTGCTCAAATATTTTGCTAATGCTTTCTAGCCTTGAAGATCTATTTTTTACAGATTTTTCTTTGGCTCTATATAGTAAACCACGTAAAATATATTCTACAATCTCCTCCTTTTTAGCATTGGCTCTTTTGTAAAATTCCAACTGCATCCTTTCATGATTGTTGCCCGGTTTGACAGGATCAGCTATATATTTTATTATAAATGGTTGCGTTTTGTAAAAGGCAAGAATTTCTTCAACTTTGGAAAGATGTTTACGTGCCTGTTGTTCTAGAATATTTTTAATATTCAGTATTTCCTTGCCAATATCCATAAAAATCAATAGAAAATGAACAATAGCATTATTGGAACTCCTTAAAAACTTTGTTTCAAATAGAATTTTTTGACAATATTTGGTAATTGAGTCCTTATTGTTTTCAAGTTTTCTGAAATTAAAATGCTGTAAAGCTTTGTATGCAAGTTCAGTTGGTGTTAAGCTAAAGCAGTCTTCAATAGGTATTTTTGAATTAAGTATTTTTGAAATTTCCTTTGTATCAATGCGCCCTTGGGAATAATCTTTTAGATTAATCAGTGTGCCTTTCATTCTATTATTATTAAAATGGTTGTCTAATATATTGACGTTTTTTTTGTTAACGCTTTTTATTCCAGATTTTTCCTTTACCATCATTTAGGTGGTCATTGTTATTAAATATTAAAGTTTGATTTAGTTAAATCTTACTTAAAATATCATTTTTAATTATTGGAGACAGATCTAATTGATCTATATTCTGTTTTCTGATCCAGAGTAGGGATTCTTCCCTGTTCATATTTGTATCTGTAATATATTTTGTAAGTTCAACTACTGTATTTCTGGTTAGGCCCAAGGATAGGAGAGATAGATGGGTTTTCTGCGAAACGCCGAACTCTAACCATAGGTTCAATTGAGGAATTTGTTCTACTAGATCATCTCTTTTTATTTCTTTTAAAAAATATCTCAATATATCTATATAACAGCTAGAATCCTTGGCAAATCGGAACCTGGCAAAAGTTTCTACGTTATCCATTACCTCCCGAATAACTACATGTATTGTTTTTTTTGTTGCATATTTTTCCTTTTTTTGATAAGAATTGTACGTTGCTCTTATTATATATGACAAAGGTTTGCCTGCCATCCAGTTAATGAGTAAAATAGCACGGGGACTGTTTAATTGATATTGATAATTAGATATGGTTTTTCCAATTCTCGCCACTAATTTTGTGTATTCGTCAAATGCATTAGCATCCTCTGGATATACAGGAACAAGTTCTTCAATTACGTTTGATTTCGATTTAAAGTAATTTAGTAGATTTTGCTGCGCAATGGGGGAGATGCCCGGATTGTGTAAAATAATTTCATTCGGTAAGTCAATATTTTTTTGAATGCCATCAAAAAGTCTCGAGAGCTGCTTAGTTATTGTTCGTTCCTCGGGTAAACGTTGCGTAATGAACTTGCCATAAAAATAACCAAATGCAAATTCAAGATCTTGTCTTGATTCTGCTAGTTCCCGAGGTGTCCCTTCATCTATGTATTGAATTAATTCATCTATATTCTGTTCGACAACATCCAATGCACGAACAATTTTTTGTTTCTTTTTTTCAGGTGTTGGCGGATTTGGCCAATTAAGAGGTTCTATGCAAATGATATTACCGCTGAATTCCTTTCCCCAACGTCCCGCGCGACCTGCTAAATTCCAAAAATCATTATGGGAAAGCGGTTTATTTCTCCCTCGATTTGGTTTTCTGATAAATATAGACTTTGCAGGTAAGTTTACACCTTCTAAAAGTGTTGACGTACATATTAAATATTTAATTTCCCCTGTTTTAAAAAGTTTCTCAATTTCTTGTCTGATTATTAATGGCATGTTTCCATAATGAAATGCAATTCGACGTTCCAAGACCTTTGCTAATCTATAATCATTATGGACAGTTTTTTTGACTAGATCAATTAAAAGTTTGTTATTAGATAGTATTGGTTGGTTTTCTTCTAAACTATCAAATAGAATCAGGGCAATTTCTTCCGCTTCAGCAGCTCCGTTAGCATATATAATATTTCCCCCTTCATTAGCAGAGAAGGCGATCGAAATAAAAGCCATTTTTTTCATTTCTGTTGTCGGCCGATCAGGTAATTGGATTGTGCCAAGACGGAACTGTTTATTAGAAAATGAAAGCTTTAATTCCCATTGGTTAGACTTCATGGGTACCTGGGTACAAAAAAGAAGATTTTGATTCACAGATATAAACTGCGTATTAATTGGTGCAGATACTTTTGAAGAGGGAAGGTCTTCTAAAAGAATTTCAGGGTTTTCTGTAAAGGGACTTGAAAAATAAACTTTTATAGCTGGATTTCTGATTATTACCTCTTCAATTTTTTGTTGTAAAAGAATTCCTCTGTAAGAATCTTCAATTTTATGCGCTTCGTCAACTATTATCATATGAAGTGGTAGATCTGAATGTTCTATCATGAACCAGTGTAGACGTTCTTGTGTGAATATAAATACGTTCGATTCAGTATTTATAGCATCATACTGTGGAACAGTAGATAAGTTTATATTCTGAAGATCAAATCTTGCAAACAATGATATCAAATCGTCTTCCACCTGCGCGATCAGCGCCCTTGTAGGAACAATGTATACTACGTTTATTTGCCCCTTTAGTAATTCTTCTGCAATTATATTACAAAGGATAAATGATTTACCGGCTGATGTTGGCGCAGATATACTAATTGCATCATTTTCTAAATGGCCATTGTACACTCTACTTTGAAACTTATTTAAAGAAACAAGATTGTTTCCAATGTTTACTGAATGTTCAAATTCAGTCTTGATATTTTGTAATTTAAATGGTAATGGCAAGTGATTTTCAAAGTCGGGAGAAAGGAATTCTCTTTCTATTGCTAATTTAATAGCTGGTCTATTCGTTAGACTTTGTAATATAACTGCTGCTGCTTGCTTTTGTGTTGGAGTGGTAGTACTTTCACTTATCGCAGATTGAGAAATTCTTAAAGCGGCATCTAAATGGTCATTGATATCGGAATAACTAAGCGCACTGGCAATTCCGATAACATTATTCCAATCAATTTGTAGTAATAATTCTTCACGGGGAGTTGACCAGGTCAAGTCATTGATTGTAGTGCTTACACTTAGAATTAGAATTGTATCGTATTGTCTTTGGAAGCTTGTAAGATTGAATAGTTTATCAGCCAACATTACTTTATTGTATTTAAATAAATTTTTCTAAACTCTGCTACAGAAGGAAATGGAAGTAAGAAAACAAGGATTTCTTTTAATTTTAAATTGTCATGCTCTTTTATCTTATTTATTAGCGTTTTATGCCAATTTTCGATATCTTTTTGCAGTTCTTCTATAATGGTTTCGGTTGATTTTATTACTCCTGGTATTGGATAATTACTGATATCAAAACCAATAAAACATAATCCCTTGTAAACGATCTGGTTTGACATGTCGTCATCTTTATCAAAATACCTCACTAAAGCATTTTCAAGTTCTGGGTCATTAACATTTTGCGTTATGTTAGCTGTTATAAGTTGTAGATCTCTTTCTTGTACTGAATTTGCTGAAAGGGGATCCAGAAGATAAGATTTTAGACTTTTCATACATTGGCTCATAGCATCATTCATGTTGCTATACATTTTAGACTCTCCCCAATATAAATTTAGCGTTGATGTTTTATTGTCATATTTAACATGAATACCATCCGCGCCTTGATAATGAAGTTGCCCAGAAGTTTTAAGTGACATTTTGCTTATTAATTGTGGAATTTTTAAAAATTCTTGAACCAATATATATAGTAGAATTTCTCCACCCTCACCAGTTCTCTCCAAATTAGTAAATAATCCTTCTGCCTTTTTTCGAAGTCTCATTATTTTACTTGTTGATCCAGTACATTTAAAATATTCCTTTGCATCATCAATCTCTTTTTTAGGAATTGCGTAGTCTAGGATCTTTTCATCTATAAAATCTACTAAATCATTTACTCTTAGATTATTGTTGGCGTCAACTTTTAAGCAATAACAATGGCACGTCGTTGATGTATCTAAAAGAGATACGTTGGCTTGAACTACGCTTACACGCGAATTTATTTCGCCTCTTGAGGAAATTAAAAGCCTGTCGATAGCGTCTTCAAAACGTTTATTCATAATATGGCAAATTAGTAAATTATAATAAGTAGGTCATATGATTCACTAGCTGGAAATTTAATAATTATACAAGTAAAATCTATCGGTTAAATATAATTAAAAAAGAAGAGGATACAAAGAAACTATTTCTGTCGATAATTAGCTGTTAATTTACAATGACTGCAGATAATTCAAGAGTTGGAAGCTATTTTTTGTTTTCAATTTGTTGATTTAATTTCTTTAGCTCAGTGGTACAAAAATCTTCAATTACTTATTATTAGTGATGTCCCCGTGCTATCGACCCCGAGAATTCTATATTTAGTTTAGACCATTGGATCAGTAAGTCAATCCGATTTGATATATAATTAACGCTAATCATTTTACAAAATTTCTTTTACCACAAAATGATAATTAATCCATTGGGGATATAACGGATTCTAATGCTTTAATATTCATTTGTAATGCAACTTTGGGCCTAAGGAATGATGTTTATTTATTTGATATATGTAAAGCATATGATAAAATTGATTATCTTAAAATATTCAAAGAGCCAATTTATGACAGAATCTGAATTTTTATTGACGAATATTAATAATAGTGT
The genomic region above belongs to Sphingobacterium zeae and contains:
- a CDS encoding HNH endonuclease translates to MRKVNKNFLIRPKSLGAFGAPYRKALGILNRNRSWSNQSTALYSSPSILESLNKIYDGKCAYCELIPQGSPLQVEHFRPKDKLAEDTSHTGYYWLAYEWSNLLLACSNCNSRKGNHFPIRFVPNRVITPTFKNGEICERHNYILNEPLKVESGMLLNPEIDDPQQHLVYSPVGKILDLTDRGGISIEIYDLNRDELYLNGRKKIIDEIYSKLFRVLNRYLKNNRHPEIVIEDIEDIINDMIVQPIVEKSSFTAFFKSLLLRFDLYIIDRFPQHNIKFLLRRAYRNVISE
- a CDS encoding HamA C-terminal domain-containing protein, with the translated sequence MNKRFEDAIDRLLISSRGEINSRVSVVQANVSLLDTSTTCHCYCLKVDANNNLRVNDLVDFIDEKILDYAIPKKEIDDAKEYFKCTGSTSKIMRLRKKAEGLFTNLERTGEGGEILLYILVQEFLKIPQLISKMSLKTSGQLHYQGADGIHVKYDNKTSTLNLYWGESKMYSNMNDAMSQCMKSLKSYLLDPLSANSVQERDLQLITANITQNVNDPELENALVRYFDKDDDMSNQIVYKGLCFIGFDISNYPIPGVIKSTETIIEELQKDIENWHKTLINKIKEHDNLKLKEILVFLLPFPSVAEFRKIYLNTIK
- a CDS encoding DEAD/DEAH box helicase is translated as MLADKLFNLTSFQRQYDTILILSVSTTINDLTWSTPREELLLQIDWNNVIGIASALSYSDINDHLDAALRISQSAISESTTTPTQKQAAAVILQSLTNRPAIKLAIEREFLSPDFENHLPLPFKLQNIKTEFEHSVNIGNNLVSLNKFQSRVYNGHLENDAISISAPTSAGKSFILCNIIAEELLKGQINVVYIVPTRALIAQVEDDLISLFARFDLQNINLSTVPQYDAINTESNVFIFTQERLHWFMIEHSDLPLHMIIVDEAHKIEDSYRGILLQQKIEEVIIRNPAIKVYFSSPFTENPEILLEDLPSSKVSAPINTQFISVNQNLLFCTQVPMKSNQWELKLSFSNKQFRLGTIQLPDRPTTEMKKMAFISIAFSANEGGNIIYANGAAEAEEIALILFDSLEENQPILSNNKLLIDLVKKTVHNDYRLAKVLERRIAFHYGNMPLIIRQEIEKLFKTGEIKYLICTSTLLEGVNLPAKSIFIRKPNRGRNKPLSHNDFWNLAGRAGRWGKEFSGNIICIEPLNWPNPPTPEKKKQKIVRALDVVEQNIDELIQYIDEGTPRELAESRQDLEFAFGYFYGKFITQRLPEERTITKQLSRLFDGIQKNIDLPNEIILHNPGISPIAQQNLLNYFKSKSNVIEELVPVYPEDANAFDEYTKLVARIGKTISNYQYQLNSPRAILLINWMAGKPLSYIIRATYNSYQKKEKYATKKTIHVVIREVMDNVETFARFRFAKDSSCYIDILRYFLKEIKRDDLVEQIPQLNLWLEFGVSQKTHLSLLSLGLTRNTVVELTKYITDTNMNREESLLWIRKQNIDQLDLSPIIKNDILSKI